In the genome of Verrucomicrobiota bacterium, one region contains:
- a CDS encoding thiamine-phosphate kinase gives MAQWSGVSYPSNSMDEDATVRGWVRAWSKEALSYIGDDCAVLPGSKRGFDALLKTDAVVCGRHFNQEDAPSKVGYKALGRVLSDFAAMGGQLQSVMVSIGIPKEIEPSYIRRLYRGMGRLADKYSVQLVGGETTRCSDLWVNVCGIGKVKKGRAVLRSTAGAGDRLFVTGRLGGSFPKRHLRFVPRVKEGRWLAEKRMASAMMDLSDGLGKDLPRMALASGLSYEVEPTLLPRYRGINASQAVNDGEDYELLLAVPEVKVEKLRAVWPFTTRLTEIGQMVLKTKMNKTHGLEMQGFDHFL, from the coding sequence ATGGCACAATGGAGTGGCGTATCATACCCATCTAACTCAATGGATGAGGATGCAACAGTCCGGGGATGGGTCAGAGCTTGGAGTAAAGAGGCCTTGAGTTACATAGGCGACGATTGCGCCGTTCTACCTGGTTCGAAAAGAGGATTCGATGCTCTTCTAAAGACGGACGCTGTGGTTTGTGGAAGGCATTTTAATCAAGAAGACGCGCCATCTAAAGTGGGTTATAAAGCACTGGGAAGGGTCCTGAGTGACTTCGCTGCCATGGGTGGGCAGTTACAAAGTGTAATGGTTTCAATAGGTATTCCCAAGGAGATCGAACCATCTTACATTAGAAGGCTTTATAGAGGGATGGGGAGGCTAGCAGATAAATATAGTGTGCAACTAGTAGGCGGAGAGACAACGCGGTGCTCTGATCTATGGGTCAATGTTTGCGGAATAGGTAAAGTTAAAAAGGGTAGAGCTGTTTTGCGTAGTACTGCTGGGGCAGGTGATAGGTTATTTGTGACAGGCCGGCTAGGAGGCTCATTCCCCAAAAGGCATTTGCGTTTTGTGCCCCGAGTGAAAGAGGGACGTTGGCTAGCCGAAAAAAGGATGGCCTCTGCGATGATGGATCTGAGTGATGGCTTGGGAAAGGATTTGCCACGCATGGCTCTAGCATCCGGTTTATCATACGAAGTGGAACCCACGCTATTGCCAAGGTATCGCGGTATAAATGCCAGTCAGGCAGTGAACGATGGAGAGGATTACGAGCTCCTTCTGGCTGTGCCTGAGGTTAAGGTGGAAAAGTTGCGAGCGGTTTGGCCTTTTACAACAAGACTCACTGAGATTGGGCAAATGGTTCTGAAAACTAAAATGAATAAGACACATGGGCTAGAGATGCAGGGTTTTGACCATTTCCTATAA
- a CDS encoding PQQ-binding-like beta-propeller repeat protein: MRLFMQIICALWIAQSLHAEDWPMWGRDETRNMVSTTAKDLPVTFDAGKKKSGSEEIDLTTTKGVKWVAKVGSQTYGNPSVAGGKVFVGTNNESPRDPKIKGDHGIVMCFDEKTGEYLWQLAVPKLGAGKVSDWEFIGICSSPAVEGNRAYLITNRGEVACLDVDGMKNGNDGPYKDEGKYMAGPGKEPLQVGDKDADIIWLYDMRDDLGVFPHNVSSCSPLIIDDTVFTATSNGMDWSHTNIPAPEAPSFISLDKKTGELLGEEASGVSKRILHCNWSSPAYGKVNGKDMIFWGGGDGWLYSFSTETEKDEDDFDVFKEYWRFDCNPPGYREKDGEPIRYATFNGPSECISTAIYYEGLVYMAIGQDPEHGDGIGAISCIDPSLEGTIPYEKAKWVNKTVARTVSTPSAADGLIYITEYAGKIHCLDAKTGETQWVYDSKARVWGSTLVADGKVYQGTEEGDLIVLQAGKEMKLLGKTHVGAPIYNSPIVANGVLYICSQTHLYAVGK, from the coding sequence ATGAGATTATTTATGCAAATCATTTGCGCCCTTTGGATTGCGCAATCTCTACACGCTGAAGATTGGCCCATGTGGGGAAGGGATGAAACGCGAAACATGGTTTCTACTACGGCCAAAGATCTTCCGGTGACTTTTGATGCAGGTAAAAAGAAAAGTGGTAGTGAAGAGATAGATCTTACGACTACCAAAGGGGTCAAGTGGGTAGCCAAGGTAGGATCACAAACTTACGGTAACCCGAGTGTTGCGGGAGGAAAAGTTTTTGTCGGAACCAATAATGAGTCGCCAAGGGATCCCAAGATTAAGGGAGATCATGGCATAGTCATGTGTTTTGATGAAAAGACAGGAGAGTATCTTTGGCAATTAGCAGTTCCCAAACTTGGTGCTGGTAAGGTAAGTGATTGGGAGTTTATTGGTATTTGTTCTAGCCCAGCCGTTGAGGGGAATCGTGCCTATCTCATTACAAATAGAGGTGAAGTGGCTTGTCTTGATGTAGATGGTATGAAGAACGGGAACGATGGGCCCTATAAAGATGAAGGCAAGTATATGGCTGGCCCTGGTAAAGAGCCTCTTCAAGTAGGCGACAAAGATGCAGACATCATTTGGCTTTATGACATGCGTGATGATCTAGGGGTTTTCCCTCACAATGTTTCCAGCTGCTCGCCGCTAATCATCGATGACACAGTTTTTACAGCTACTTCAAATGGGATGGATTGGTCCCATACAAATATACCTGCCCCGGAAGCACCTTCCTTCATTTCATTGGATAAAAAGACTGGAGAACTGCTGGGTGAAGAAGCATCTGGTGTGAGCAAAAGAATTTTGCATTGTAATTGGTCATCTCCCGCTTATGGGAAAGTCAATGGGAAGGACATGATTTTCTGGGGTGGTGGCGATGGCTGGCTCTACTCCTTTAGCACAGAGACGGAAAAAGATGAGGATGATTTCGATGTCTTTAAAGAGTATTGGAGGTTTGATTGTAATCCTCCAGGATATCGTGAAAAGGATGGTGAGCCTATTCGTTATGCAACATTCAACGGCCCAAGTGAATGTATTTCTACCGCTATCTATTATGAAGGTTTAGTTTATATGGCCATTGGGCAAGACCCAGAGCATGGTGATGGGATTGGTGCTATTAGCTGCATAGATCCGAGTCTTGAAGGAACTATACCCTATGAGAAGGCGAAGTGGGTGAATAAGACTGTAGCACGTACCGTATCAACTCCATCTGCTGCTGATGGATTGATTTATATTACTGAGTATGCTGGTAAGATTCATTGCCTCGATGCCAAGACTGGAGAGACTCAGTGGGTTTATGACTCCAAAGCTCGTGTATGGGGTTCAACACTGGTTGCAGATGGGAAAGTTTATCAAGGAACAGAAGAAGGTGATTTGATTGTGCTCCAGGCTGGTAAAGAAATGAAGTTGCTCGGAAAGACACATGTTGGAGCACCCATTTATAACAGTCCCATTGTGGCGAATGGTGTGCTTTACATTTGCAGCCAAACTCACCTCTATGCGGTCGGGAAGTAA
- a CDS encoding VWA domain-containing protein gives MFSLSDFKKRVKDKTFWLVFGASLGAHILIVFALQSWILFSHTKPAELAPNFIAFSIPEQKNATGKVIREAEQLFTVSTRFEVEDVADIEPGTPTWEGNPFSVAEPPISNEAQLAVAESQVGITPRKDFFGIDIHAQKVVFVIDSSGSMLEKTGPRSRLTLAYQGIKDAVSGLKPEQHFNVVLFADHNALFNNSLVPATFQNKAKAYAFLNEEVHVGGTTNLQNALFSALRMNTEAIIILSDGEANTDPQIVLTQVRHLRYKLNRQLAIYAIGFFLDPQSPAEHFLKNLTHQNNGSYSRWSKENLPILPTKLSSIEVPAHP, from the coding sequence ATGTTTAGCCTCTCAGACTTTAAGAAACGTGTGAAAGATAAGACCTTTTGGTTAGTATTCGGAGCAAGCTTGGGGGCACACATTTTGATTGTATTTGCGCTTCAAAGCTGGATTCTCTTTTCTCACACTAAGCCTGCAGAACTTGCCCCCAATTTTATTGCCTTTTCTATACCCGAACAAAAAAATGCTACAGGAAAAGTCATCAGAGAGGCTGAGCAACTCTTTACTGTCTCAACTCGATTTGAAGTCGAAGATGTTGCAGATATTGAGCCAGGCACACCAACCTGGGAAGGTAACCCATTTTCAGTTGCAGAACCTCCCATTTCTAATGAAGCTCAGTTAGCTGTAGCAGAATCTCAGGTGGGTATTACACCGCGTAAGGATTTTTTCGGAATTGACATCCATGCCCAAAAAGTCGTCTTTGTTATCGATAGCTCAGGAAGCATGCTTGAGAAGACAGGTCCTCGCTCACGACTCACTCTGGCCTACCAAGGAATTAAAGACGCCGTTAGTGGTTTAAAACCTGAGCAACATTTTAACGTCGTGCTATTCGCTGACCACAACGCCCTTTTCAATAATAGTCTCGTGCCTGCAACTTTTCAAAACAAGGCCAAAGCCTATGCTTTTCTCAATGAAGAAGTCCATGTCGGCGGAACGACCAATCTACAAAACGCCCTCTTCTCTGCCCTACGCATGAATACAGAAGCTATTATTATTCTTTCTGATGGAGAGGCTAACACCGATCCCCAGATTGTCCTAACACAAGTCAGGCATCTTCGATATAAGTTAAACCGTCAGTTGGCCATCTATGCCATCGGTTTTTTTCTCGATCCTCAAAGCCCGGCAGAACACTTTCTTAAAAACCTTACCCATCAAAACAATGGCTCTTATAGCCGTTGGTCAAAGGAAAACCTACCTATCCTGCCCACCAAACTTTCTAGTATAGAAGTGCCTGCGCACCCTTAA
- a CDS encoding MqnA/MqnD/SBP family protein, whose translation MKITLGHSPDPDDAFMFYALAENKINSNPYEFEHILQDIQTLNERAQRVELDITAVSIHAYASLAQDYALLASGASMGDGYGPMIVGYEKFNKNELLTKRIAIPGKMTSAHLALQLFLDQRDETLDTIVVPFDEIFTFIKEGQADVGVIIHEGQLTYGDEGLVPSVDLGVWWKEENQLPLPLGGNAIRRSIGMDHITEISRILKESIQYGLDHRDAGVEHALPLGRGLDKSKADQFIGMYVNDYTIDYGEAGRQAVQLFLDLGYSRGILPEKIEVEFV comes from the coding sequence ATGAAAATTACTTTAGGCCACAGCCCAGACCCTGATGATGCATTCATGTTTTATGCACTCGCGGAAAATAAGATCAATTCCAATCCCTATGAATTTGAACACATCCTCCAAGACATCCAAACTCTTAACGAACGAGCCCAGCGAGTAGAGCTGGATATCACTGCTGTGTCGATACATGCCTACGCTTCACTTGCCCAAGACTATGCACTTTTAGCTTCGGGAGCCTCTATGGGAGATGGGTACGGCCCTATGATCGTGGGATATGAAAAATTTAACAAAAACGAACTACTTACCAAGAGAATCGCCATTCCCGGCAAAATGACCAGTGCACACTTGGCACTCCAATTATTCCTGGATCAAAGAGATGAAACACTCGATACCATTGTTGTCCCATTTGACGAAATCTTTACGTTTATCAAGGAAGGTCAGGCTGATGTCGGGGTCATCATACACGAAGGACAACTTACTTATGGTGATGAAGGACTAGTGCCCTCTGTGGACTTAGGAGTCTGGTGGAAAGAGGAAAACCAACTTCCATTGCCACTTGGAGGTAATGCGATCCGCCGCAGTATAGGAATGGACCACATCACAGAAATCTCACGTATCCTCAAAGAAAGCATCCAATACGGGCTAGACCATCGAGATGCCGGAGTAGAACATGCTCTTCCTCTCGGCCGTGGACTAGACAAATCCAAGGCAGATCAATTCATCGGCATGTATGTCAATGATTACACCATCGACTATGGAGAAGCAGGCAGACAAGCTGTTCAGCTCTTTCTCGACTTAGGTTACTCCCGAGGTATCCTCCCCGAAAAAATAGAAGTCGAATTCGTTTAG
- the tsaE gene encoding tRNA (adenosine(37)-N6)-threonylcarbamoyltransferase complex ATPase subunit type 1 TsaE gives MDQLSQELFSQSPQETRDHAINIAKGMPLGGVVQLKGDLGSGKTEWVKGFAQGMGSGELVTSPSFALLNEYPGGRLPIYHWDLYRLSEGVDWSVLDLPEQLPSCDGVTLVEWPERYLGYWPAETLVVEIERVSEESRKIFVRM, from the coding sequence ATGGATCAATTAAGTCAAGAGTTATTTAGCCAGAGTCCACAAGAGACTCGAGACCATGCAATAAACATAGCGAAAGGAATGCCGCTAGGTGGAGTGGTACAGCTAAAGGGGGATTTAGGTTCCGGTAAAACAGAATGGGTAAAAGGCTTTGCTCAAGGAATGGGGAGCGGAGAGTTGGTGACAAGTCCTAGCTTTGCTCTGTTGAATGAGTACCCCGGCGGCAGGTTGCCCATCTATCACTGGGATTTGTATCGGCTATCTGAGGGGGTAGATTGGTCAGTTTTGGATTTGCCAGAGCAGTTGCCAAGTTGCGATGGGGTTACCCTAGTAGAATGGCCAGAACGGTATCTGGGATATTGGCCTGCAGAAACGCTAGTAGTAGAAATCGAACGAGTTTCCGAAGAAAGTCGGAAGATCTTTGTGAGGATGTAG
- a CDS encoding ribose-phosphate pyrophosphokinase, with product MVESFGKQLQIFSGSANKELAAEIAKYIEIPLGSADVSSFPDGESFVQYQDNIRGNDIFIIQPTCPPTNHHLMELFIMIDAARRASAQRITAVMPFYGYARQDRKDKPRVPITAKLIANLLTSAGAHRVLTMDLHAQQIQGFFDIPVDHLYAAPVFYDYLKKRSVDNLIVVSPDVGGMKMAQAYSQALGTGLAIIAKRRVSATEIESQYVVGDVKDKNVLIVDDMTETAGTLTSAAKILRQAGAKDIYAGVSHSIFNDLAIERLRNSDIAELITTNSTPITKIDGVPLIVLSIAELLGEAIKRIHSGESISVLFS from the coding sequence GTGGTAGAGTCATTTGGTAAGCAACTTCAAATTTTTAGTGGATCCGCAAATAAAGAGCTTGCTGCTGAAATAGCTAAGTACATCGAAATACCCCTTGGATCTGCGGACGTCTCTTCTTTCCCAGATGGTGAAAGCTTTGTCCAATACCAAGATAATATTCGAGGGAACGATATTTTCATTATTCAGCCGACATGTCCCCCAACAAATCACCACCTGATGGAGCTTTTCATCATGATTGATGCAGCCAGGCGGGCAAGCGCCCAACGCATCACTGCGGTCATGCCATTTTATGGTTATGCTAGACAAGACCGTAAAGACAAACCACGCGTCCCTATTACGGCTAAATTAATCGCTAACCTCCTTACTTCTGCTGGTGCTCACCGGGTCCTCACCATGGACCTACATGCCCAGCAGATTCAGGGCTTTTTTGACATCCCGGTAGACCACCTCTACGCAGCTCCAGTCTTTTACGACTACCTCAAGAAGAGATCTGTCGATAACTTGATCGTAGTATCTCCAGATGTGGGTGGTATGAAAATGGCACAAGCCTACTCGCAGGCTTTAGGAACAGGCCTGGCGATTATTGCGAAACGTCGTGTAAGTGCAACCGAAATCGAGTCCCAGTACGTGGTAGGTGATGTAAAAGACAAAAATGTACTCATCGTCGATGACATGACTGAAACAGCAGGCACCCTAACATCTGCTGCTAAAATTCTTCGCCAAGCAGGCGCAAAAGACATATACGCTGGTGTCTCTCACTCTATATTCAACGATTTGGCTATAGAACGCTTGAGGAACTCCGACATTGCGGAACTCATCACTACAAACTCCACGCCTATCACAAAAATCGATGGGGTACCACTGATAGTACTTAGTATCGCTGAATTATTAGGAGAAGCTATTAAGCGCATCCACTCCGGTGAATCCATTTCGGTTCTATTCAGTTAG
- a CDS encoding metallophosphoesterase family protein, with the protein MKIGVISDSHNKVPDKILEHLEDVDLIWHLEDVDLIWHLGDVCDAGVLDDILALEKPLKVVRGNCDFNSEWPITLTEEIEGFKFLLVHIPPDTCSEPVDCLLHGHTHVPRDEMIEGVRFLNPGTIGKPNKGAPPSMAEIETKPDGTMEWRIIPI; encoded by the coding sequence ATGAAAATAGGCGTTATTTCTGACTCGCACAATAAAGTGCCTGATAAGATATTGGAGCATCTAGAAGATGTGGATCTCATATGGCATCTAGAAGATGTGGATCTCATATGGCATCTGGGAGATGTGTGCGATGCTGGCGTATTAGATGACATTCTTGCACTGGAGAAACCTCTCAAAGTGGTTCGGGGGAATTGCGATTTTAATTCGGAGTGGCCGATCACACTCACCGAAGAAATTGAGGGGTTTAAATTTTTACTAGTGCATATACCGCCTGATACTTGTTCAGAGCCCGTTGATTGTTTGCTGCATGGGCACACGCATGTTCCAAGAGATGAAATGATAGAAGGCGTCCGTTTTTTAAATCCCGGGACAATAGGTAAGCCTAATAAGGGGGCTCCCCCAAGCATGGCGGAAATTGAAACAAAGCCCGATGGCACAATGGAGTGGCGTATCATACCCATCTAA
- a CDS encoding DUF3311 domain-containing protein, translating to MKRWMIYVGLVVLFILHQDFWFWDDATLVFGVFPVGLFYHIMYSVVAGCMWALAIKFAWPDLGEDESQ from the coding sequence ATGAAGCGTTGGATGATATATGTTGGTCTTGTGGTGCTTTTCATTTTGCATCAGGATTTTTGGTTTTGGGATGATGCCACACTCGTTTTTGGAGTATTTCCTGTAGGCCTTTTTTACCATATTATGTATTCTGTTGTGGCTGGTTGCATGTGGGCTCTAGCTATTAAGTTTGCTTGGCCAGATTTGGGAGAGGATGAATCTCAGTAG
- a CDS encoding aldehyde dehydrogenase family protein, whose translation MIAKASKQVPHFQAIRSGVPYSSLDVAEVRDVRTGEILAEVSQVNAGVPRRDLLLSNRGKAKPRTFFNGLTAKELVEKTKQAGEIYLNGEIEIEGYGAQDSQAYIELLSGSTGLPKSLCLLNMEKVYYVLTHVEGVIEGLSRGLDLTIFDNNEIEHLGVPVCIYPEGEELAVILPSNSPGVNALWIPAIAMKVPVILKPGREDPWTPYRLIQSMVQAGIPKEVFSFYPTDHAGSEAIVELSGRSIVFGGDATVKKYASNPNVETHGTGRSKILIGEDLIENWRDYLDVLVKSVAANGGRSCINTSCIVVPKYGDEIAQAIAEAFAKIEAKSLDDPEAGLAGFANPTMAEWIDQSIDEGLETSGAIDLTTKLRGPGTRKVELENMTYLLPTVVRCDSLEHPLGNTEFLFPYVSVVEMPQTQMIDNIGFTLVATAITNDEHWKKELLQTRHIDRLNFGPMPTCIVKWEMPHEGNLFEFLFKRRALMRA comes from the coding sequence ATGATTGCCAAAGCCAGTAAGCAAGTCCCTCATTTTCAAGCTATAAGGTCCGGTGTTCCCTATAGTAGTCTAGATGTTGCAGAAGTCAGAGATGTAAGAACAGGTGAAATACTAGCCGAAGTAAGCCAAGTTAATGCAGGTGTTCCCAGAAGAGACTTGCTTTTGTCAAACCGCGGCAAAGCTAAACCTAGAACTTTTTTCAATGGTCTTACGGCGAAAGAGCTTGTGGAGAAGACCAAACAGGCTGGTGAGATTTATCTCAACGGCGAGATTGAGATCGAGGGCTATGGGGCTCAAGATTCGCAAGCTTACATTGAGCTGCTCTCTGGTAGTACAGGCTTACCCAAGAGCTTATGCCTTCTTAACATGGAAAAGGTCTACTACGTGCTCACACATGTGGAGGGTGTTATTGAGGGGCTTAGTCGTGGCTTAGATCTCACTATTTTTGATAATAATGAGATTGAACACCTTGGCGTGCCAGTATGCATCTATCCAGAGGGTGAAGAACTTGCTGTCATTCTTCCAAGTAATTCGCCTGGAGTGAATGCGCTTTGGATTCCTGCTATAGCCATGAAAGTGCCTGTTATATTGAAGCCTGGACGTGAAGATCCATGGACACCTTATCGTCTGATCCAATCCATGGTTCAAGCTGGTATTCCCAAAGAAGTCTTTTCTTTTTATCCCACGGACCATGCGGGTAGTGAAGCCATCGTCGAATTATCGGGAAGATCCATCGTTTTTGGTGGAGATGCGACTGTCAAGAAATATGCATCCAATCCAAACGTTGAGACTCACGGCACAGGACGTTCTAAGATCTTAATTGGGGAGGATCTTATCGAGAATTGGCGGGATTATTTAGATGTTTTGGTGAAGTCAGTCGCTGCTAACGGAGGTCGCAGTTGTATCAATACTTCATGCATCGTGGTGCCTAAGTATGGTGATGAGATTGCTCAAGCCATCGCGGAAGCTTTTGCAAAGATCGAAGCTAAGTCTTTGGATGACCCGGAAGCCGGGCTAGCTGGTTTTGCCAATCCAACTATGGCCGAGTGGATTGATCAAAGCATTGATGAAGGTTTGGAAACATCTGGTGCAATTGATTTGACGACAAAACTTAGAGGACCTGGAACGCGCAAGGTCGAACTAGAAAATATGACTTACCTTTTGCCAACGGTTGTTCGATGCGATTCCCTGGAACATCCTCTTGGAAATACTGAATTTCTCTTTCCATACGTGAGTGTTGTAGAAATGCCTCAGACTCAAATGATTGATAACATAGGCTTCACTTTAGTCGCGACTGCTATAACGAATGACGAGCACTGGAAAAAAGAGCTTTTACAAACCCGGCATATAGACAGGCTCAATTTTGGACCTATGCCGACTTGTATTGTTAAATGGGAAATGCCTCACGAGGGCAATCTCTTTGAATTCTTATTTAAGCGCCGTGCTCTCATGCGCGCTTAG
- a CDS encoding sodium:solute symporter family protein, whose product MTPAQTTVLIISGYLALLLALGIFSGRFFRGTSSDYFVASRSIGGFMLLMSVFGTTMTAFAMVGSTGEAYRIGIGTYGKLASYSGLIHSACFFFVGLKLWSFGKRHNYMTQIQFFRDRFESNALGYLLFPILVGLVIPYLLVGLLGAGAVVKGVTRGAFPELFEVSGGSIPTWLTGLVICGVVLTYIFIGGVRSAAWANTFQTIVFMIMGVVAFLLISRGLGGFAEASAQATRESMVREGRMTQLEFFSYGFIPLSVGMFPHLFQHWLTAKSAKSFHLTLVAHPIFIMLTWVPCILIGMWATGVFPNAPSSNAVLGMMVGKFAGPIMGGLVTAGVLAAIMSSLDSQFVCLGTMFTQDVVVHKFGKDRFTDRQIMWMARGFVILIVLVTYGLSLLEPRAVFSLGVWCFSGFASLFPLVLAAVYWKRVTKTAAIAAVLVTASVWFGLFAASDFGKERGFLVLGAQPVAFIFLACLLTIVVVSLFTRAPSEVTLSKFFPKK is encoded by the coding sequence ATGACACCAGCTCAGACAACTGTCTTGATTATCTCGGGTTATTTGGCTCTTTTATTGGCCTTAGGTATTTTTAGCGGCCGTTTTTTTCGTGGAACGAGTTCGGATTACTTTGTCGCGAGCCGATCTATAGGAGGCTTCATGTTGCTGATGTCTGTCTTTGGCACAACTATGACAGCCTTTGCTATGGTTGGAAGTACGGGAGAAGCTTACAGAATAGGAATTGGCACCTACGGCAAGCTAGCCTCCTATTCGGGACTTATTCACTCTGCATGTTTTTTCTTTGTGGGCTTGAAACTCTGGTCCTTTGGTAAGCGCCATAATTATATGACGCAGATTCAGTTTTTTAGGGATCGCTTCGAGAGTAATGCTTTGGGTTATTTGCTTTTTCCAATCTTGGTAGGTTTGGTGATACCTTATTTGCTGGTGGGTTTATTGGGTGCTGGTGCGGTCGTTAAGGGCGTGACTCGTGGAGCTTTTCCTGAATTATTTGAAGTGTCTGGTGGGTCCATCCCTACTTGGTTAACAGGGTTAGTCATTTGTGGAGTAGTGCTAACTTATATCTTTATTGGTGGGGTGAGAAGTGCTGCTTGGGCTAATACCTTTCAAACGATTGTGTTCATGATCATGGGAGTGGTTGCCTTTCTTCTAATTTCTCGGGGCCTAGGAGGCTTTGCTGAAGCAAGTGCACAAGCTACTCGGGAGTCCATGGTGAGAGAAGGACGAATGACCCAATTGGAATTCTTTAGTTATGGTTTCATTCCATTGTCAGTCGGGATGTTTCCCCACTTGTTTCAGCATTGGCTAACCGCCAAGTCTGCTAAGAGCTTTCATCTTACTTTGGTGGCACATCCAATTTTTATCATGCTTACTTGGGTGCCTTGTATTTTGATCGGTATGTGGGCGACGGGTGTATTCCCAAATGCTCCAAGTAGCAATGCCGTATTGGGCATGATGGTCGGTAAATTCGCTGGTCCTATTATGGGTGGGCTAGTGACGGCTGGAGTTTTAGCAGCTATTATGTCTTCGTTGGATTCTCAATTCGTCTGTTTGGGAACAATGTTTACCCAAGATGTGGTCGTGCACAAGTTTGGTAAGGATAGATTTACTGATCGACAAATTATGTGGATGGCTAGGGGTTTTGTGATACTTATTGTCTTAGTGACTTATGGACTTAGCTTGCTAGAACCGAGAGCTGTTTTTTCACTGGGTGTTTGGTGTTTTAGTGGTTTTGCTTCTCTGTTTCCATTGGTTTTGGCGGCGGTCTATTGGAAGCGAGTAACCAAAACTGCAGCTATTGCTGCGGTTTTAGTGACGGCTTCAGTTTGGTTCGGTCTTTTTGCTGCTTCGGATTTTGGTAAAGAGAGAGGATTTCTAGTGCTTGGGGCACAGCCGGTGGCTTTTATCTTTCTAGCATGTCTCCTGACTATAGTAGTTGTATCCCTTTTTACTAGGGCCCCAAGTGAAGTGACGTTAAGCAAGTTTTTCCCCAAAAAATAA